A window of Tachypleus tridentatus isolate NWPU-2018 chromosome 7, ASM421037v1, whole genome shotgun sequence genomic DNA:
TTAAATAGGTGCTTTCattcttgtcttgcactgctaaattaggaacggttagcgtaggttgccctcgtgtagctttacgcagaattaaaaagaaaagcaCTCCAGCTCAATTTATGTTAGATTGAGAAATATAGGTGTGGCTGTTTGAATTGCAAGAACTTGTCTTTAGAAATACGAAGTAACTGTGTTAGAAAAGtgctttttattaaaattgtacaagAGAGGTTAATGTATGTTTTCTAATCCACTAGAATAAGATGTTATCATTCGGAGTACTTGTTGAGACAGTAAACATATTGTGAGCTTAACAAGACAACTCACGTGACTCAAGTGGCATGCCAAATTATGCCTTTAATAATATAAGTGAGGTAAAAAATGAGGGCTCTAGCCTTTGAGCAGCGACAAGTTAGTTGGCTAAACCACTTGCTCTTATAACAAAATATCGGGCTCAAATCCTGCATGATCTAAACTTCTTCAGAAACTGCTAATATCACAAGACGTTATTGAACCAACATTATACCTGTTACGAGTTCTGCTTTTGATCATTGTTTGAAGATGGTATAAGACAGTCGTAATGAACGTTTTGATGCGTTTTGATATATACATGCAAAGAAGTTGCAAACACTCCGCTCACAGAGGAACATATTTAGTTTAAGCACAGACTAATCAGTTACTTTGTGTACTTAATCCGACTAAAGTTAAGTACTTGTTCATACTCCTTTAAGAAAGTCAGTTGGtatagaaaagtgaaaaacattttattagttataCTTTCCATTTTATAACATATTGAGGTGTTTGGTGGTTGAGGTGTACCTAACTTATGTGAATAAATGGATGAAAAATGGACTTTAGTTGTATTACTCAGTACCCGAATGTGCTGAATACAGCACACAATTTGGATACTCCACCCCCCTTTTTGTTTTTTGGAGTTGCAATGTTTGTTATAACCTATAGTACACGTTGTTGTTTCATCTAAATTGGCACAATGCCTTCGATATCAAAGCGAAGGTTATCAGCACTTCATGTTAACAATTTATAAGGCCATCTATAGAAGTATAAACACCGATACACGATTGTAGAGAAACACGAAACAAATtgggaatttttaaaaataaacataccagTTTTTTTAAGACAGCAAAATATCCACAGTTTCTTTTTCTAATACTTTTcataacatatatatagttaCTAGCTTTCACGCTTTTCGTGTATACAGGTTATATAGCGTCCATAATCAAATACGACTTTCATTTTTTCGTTTAGTTACCAATGAGTGTGACTGTAGTCCACCCCATTTATGATGGCTTCCAACAGAGTGGATGCAGCTACATTGGCCAGTTTCACTAGGAATCGGAACAAGTTGATGCGACTTGCAGAAGGTATTAAAAGCAGGAAGAAGTCGAGCAAAAAAAAGGTACACGATTTCACCTATGATCCTGCTTATACTAATATTGAGCATTTAGTGTTTGGCCGAAACGACCGACATCGTATTAATTCAACAGCTGTTTGTAGCAATCAGGTCATTTCTTTTTGTGAAGTTCCGTCCAACAATCCATCCAAAGTTAAATCATTATGTAAGAGTCGCTACAAGATTTCTCCTTCCTCGAGAGGCTGCGGTTGTCCTGATAAAACTTTTCACGTAACGCCAACAGATGGCGCCACTTGTACAAAACCGACATCTGACAGACATTTAGAACAAACAGTGAGTGATGCCGACACAAGAGAAAGTGGAACAGGCGCTCTCGTGTTCTTGCCTTCTTCACATAACACAAGGAAACTGCATATACAAACCTCAGCTGATAGATTTCCTCTAAGAAACCGTCCATGCACAGTCCATGACGAGGATTTGACAGTCAGTATCTTGCCACCCAGTGCTACTGGACTACCAACAGACGAACAACATGTGAATGGGCCTTCTTTCGAATTCAGAAATAACCATGCTGTTTTATGCAGTGGATCTTTATCTGATTGTGGCCATATGGGCCCATGCTCAGTTGAACGTAACGATTCGACAGAAGAAAATACCGTTCTTCAGGTAAGAAATATAAACAGCAACACTATTCGAGTAGTTTCATCAGAAGTAgttaagtttgatattaaaagtGCTTCAGAAGTTAGTTGCTTTAGTACAAAATGTTCGTtgcaagaaaataataaaactttatctagagatataaataattttctttgcaaTCAAGAGGAAGTTGAATTGTGTTATTCATCTCCGCCAGTAAGTGAATCTGTTAATATCTCCTGTAATGTGGAAAACTGCGCAGAAAATGATGTAGATTCCTATTTCGCTACTGATAAAGAACAATACATTCCCGCATCAGTATcttataacaaacaatttttgaacTGCAAACCTCAAAGTAAGATCATAAGTCAAGGTGATGAAAGTGCTGAAATCGTtacaagaaaattaaatattcagtCAATTCCTTTCTCAAGCAGAGTTGTGTCGTCACAAAATTTGTATTCATCTTGTGATGACGAATATTCTAAGGGTTCGTACACAGAAAATGCAAGATATTCTGGTGCACCGAGATTTTTAGTACAGGAAAACAAGGCCGATGACTCATTTTCACCCACACTGTTTGACGGGCACAATGTTGGCATAAAAGAAAGTGTTCGTTCTGTTGGTGGACAAGTTAATAATCTTAAAACCTTTGTTTCCAAAGAAAGTCATGTGGAATGTATCATAATTCAAAACCACTTTGACGCTGATACATCTGATTATGAGGAgttaaacaagaacaaaacacagTTCCAACACCTTACACAAGAAGAATCGACCAGCAATTTCGAGAAAACAAATAGTTATAGCAATGAAAATGGAAGAGTAGGTATTGAAAACATTACTTGCAAAATTACAGTTAAATCTCGAGAGTGTAAACACTTGAAAAATTCCGATATTCAGGGAAACagaaagtttgataaaaacaGTAGATCTGAAATGGATACACTTTCATCATCTGACAAAATAAATACCTCATGTGATTCACAGTCTTCAAAGATAAGTGTTTACCCACGTGTGACAGAAAATTCTAGCGGTGATTTAGTTGAAGCGAAGAGAAACGAGAAGTTAATAACGGTTCCACAAGTAGTAACTAGTCCTAAAATATCTTACAGAACCATTCCTTATGATCATCCTGATAGCTTCAGGGCTAAGTCGTCAGTTTCTGTAACATCTCATGAATTtcttaaaaatgaagaaaatcacCAGGATGTTATTTTGAAGCACAATTGTGATGCTGACACAGAATCTGATAAACATGCAGATAATTTGATTGTGAGTAAAGACCTTAACAACAGTTGTGAACACGTATCAAGGATTTTGAATAAACGTGACGAATGGATCGATGTCGACGACTCTTTTACAGAACACAGAGTCAAAGAGGAACAACGCCCACGAGATGATTTAAAAGAATCAACCCCAGATCAGGTTTCAACAAACTCACGTTTAGATGTTAGTATTAAAGGGGAAATTGATACAAACCCTTATGGTATCGAGTGCGAATCtcacaatgaaaatattaatagtgTTACTCCAGATGGCACAGCTCAAGATGCTTCAGTACGTACCTTTAGTGAACGTAAAGTAGTTGACGAACACTGGAAAGAACTCTACAAGGACAAGTTATTTCAAAGTAATGTGTCTCTTTCTCAGACAGAAGTTGAAAAAATTGGACTTGCTTCAAGATCTAAGAATTCAAACGACTTTGAAAGTGGGACTATCCACCCTTTGAACTTGTTGGTTTCACCACCTGCCGAGGCTTGTGATTCGATGTCAGCCAATCTTCCCAATCGAGAGATCAAAACTGATATTCAAAAGTCTAGACAGCGTTCCAAAGACAAAGACTGGAAATCCGTAAGAACCTCTCTGTCTATTCACGATGAAAATATAACTCTTGAATTCAAGCCTATTATGTGTTCAAACACCATTACTAGCAGTTATAGTAATTCGAAAGAATCTCCATCAGTAGTGAATGGAGGGCTGGAATTAACATTCCTTTTTCTGTGATGATACCTATACCTAACATTAAACACTCACGTGGAAGTATTATCGAAAGAAGACAAGGAAAAGTAAGtatacagtttatattgttaaaagaaGCAAGAAACAAAATCTTTAAACAGCTCTATATAACGTGAAACGTCGGAAAGAGTAAAATATAAGAGATTAGTGGTTCTTAAACTTTCCAGCACGTTTGGTTTAAGTGTTTTTGGAGTACAAGTCCAGGCCTAGTGTTAAGAAAAATGACAGAGAAAATCTAAtggaaaaaaattgatattttagcATTTACACATTAGGTAAAATGATGTGATTATTTTTCCATGGCacaattaaaaatacatcttGCAATTTTTGCCAATCTGAAGGGAATAAATCACTGCCGAATCTAGGCAAATAAGAAGCGAGATATACTTTGTGTATATACACGGAAAGCTCAGATTAGGCGTAttacaaattctgtaattttatattatttcctaTGTGTATCACTGACACTAGCTCTATGTACCGCAAGTGATACGTGTACCATAGTTTGAGACCTACTACTATATGTGTCTAGCGTGTTTTCGATCTGTACAGGAAAtataacattagtaaaatgaattTGCTTAAAATTTGTGTTTCCATAGCAAACGAAATTAATGGGGTCTCTTCAGTTAAACTTCGTTGCATTGTTTGTTCAATTATATATCatgattttttaaagcttttaacatttgttttcaactaAGTATTCAGAGTAAACGATTACTAAACCTGAAACTAAAGTTAGATGTCGGTTTAAGTAATCCAAGTATTTaccctgtaaatatattaattttattttcatggcACGCAAATACGTTACGTTAATTCTCACAtacttatttacaaaaatatcagATTACCACTTCGTATACTTTGGTAATGGTGTTGTAGTGCTATGCGCAGTTATACAGTTTTTTAATGCTTTTCATGGGTGAAAGTGTATAATAGTTATGTGTTTATATCAGTTGTTTGTTGCACATATACAGCATAAAATGAGCAAGAATAACATATCTCGTATTACAGTAACGGTGGGTTTGTAAAACAGTTAGTAAGAGCACATACTTGTATACGTCTGATGTGGTCAAGCTTCTCCCGTATTCGTAAGAAGTTATATTGTAACTGTAGGTTTTCTGTgccattaaatatttgttttggaatttcgcacaaagctactcgagggctatctgtgctagccgtccctaatttagtagtgtaagactagagggaaggcagctcttgggctactcttttaccaacgaatagtgggattgaccgtaacattataacgcccccacggctgggagggcgagcatgtttggcgcgactcgggcgcgaacccgcgaccctcagattacgaagcgcacgccttaacgcgctaggccatgccgggcccactattaaataaaacattggtgtagattAAAGAGCTTCTGACTAATGTATTTCAATATTTACGAAACTGTTGTTTCACTGAAGTTAAAATACACGATTTATCACAGTACTTTGTATATAACTTATCAGTTTATATGAGctgtatatttgatatttattagcATCGTCTCTGAtctgaaatactaaataaatattttgcactgaatatcagttttttttcgCGTATTTTGACAATAAATATACTCTTCCCTTTAGTTCAAttgtaagtttacggacttacaatgctaacatATGGGGTTTAATTCCTCACGATAGACTAAATGCAGGTAGTCTATTATGTAAGTTTGTGTCAAAAAATAACTCTTACGTGGAAGAAACGGGTTTAGGATAATCTGAATAGAAACTCGACATTAGCATATTTTATTCATCCTAAAACTGaggtaagtttttattttagtgttctctggaattgagaaaaaaaacacgGTATGTTTCTTATACTGTTACTACTTATTCTGGAGGTTGGATTAAAAAAAATTCCGCAAATAAAATATTAGCATGC
This region includes:
- the LOC143256896 gene encoding uncharacterized protein LOC143256896, translated to MMASNRVDAATLASFTRNRNKLMRLAEGIKSRKKSSKKKVHDFTYDPAYTNIEHLVFGRNDRHRINSTAVCSNQVISFCEVPSNNPSKVKSLCKSRYKISPSSRGCGCPDKTFHVTPTDGATCTKPTSDRHLEQTVSDADTRESGTGALVFLPSSHNTRKLHIQTSADRFPLRNRPCTVHDEDLTVSILPPSATGLPTDEQHVNGPSFEFRNNHAVLCSGSLSDCGHMGPCSVERNDSTEENTVLQVRNINSNTIRVVSSEVVKFDIKSASEVSCFSTKCSLQENNKTLSRDINNFLCNQEEVELCYSSPPVSESVNISCNVENCAENDVDSYFATDKEQYIPASVSYNKQFLNCKPQSKIISQGDESAEIVTRKLNIQSIPFSSRVVSSQNLYSSCDDEYSKGSYTENARYSGAPRFLVQENKADDSFSPTLFDGHNVGIKESVRSVGGQVNNLKTFVSKESHVECIIIQNHFDADTSDYEELNKNKTQFQHLTQEESTSNFEKTNSYSNENGRVGIENITCKITVKSRECKHLKNSDIQGNRKFDKNSRSEMDTLSSSDKINTSCDSQSSKISVYPRVTENSSGDLVEAKRNEKLITVPQVVTSPKISYRTIPYDHPDSFRAKSSVSVTSHEFLKNEENHQDVILKHNCDADTESDKHADNLIVSKDLNNSCEHVSRILNKRDEWIDVDDSFTEHRVKEEQRPRDDLKESTPDQVSTNSRLDVSIKGEIDTNPYGIECESHNENINSVTPDGTAQDASVRTFSERKVVDEHWKELYKDKLFQSNVSLSQTEVEKIGLASRSKNSNDFESGTIHPLNLLVSPPAEACDSMSANLPNREIKTDIQKSRQRSKDKDWKSVRTSLSIHDENITLEFKPIMCSNTITSSYSNSKESPSVVNGGLELTFLFL